DNA sequence from the Pseudobacteroides sp. genome:
CAGAGACATATGTAGCACAGGCAGGAGCCAGGTTCCTTCTTCCCTCAACCTCCACCATACACACCCTACATGAGGCAACCTGATTAACCGCCTTTAGGTCATGGAGGTTTAAGTGGCACAAGGTAGGTATACTAACATCAGCCAATTTAGCCGCATCCAGTATAGTGCTGCCAATTGGAACAGATATTTCAATATCATTAAGCTTTACTTTTACATTATCCATATTGTTATTTACTCCCTTCCAATTATCTTCTCTCGATAGCAGCAAATTTACATGTACTCATACAAGCACCGCACTTGATGCATTTGCTATTGTCTATCAGATGGACCTGCTTTAGCTCACCTGAAATACAGTTTACCGGACATACCTTGGTACAAGCCCTGCATCCGATACATTTTTCCGGAATTATGTAATAATTGAGAAGCGATGTACATGCACCTGCAGGACATTTTTTATCTCTTACATGTGCCAAATATTCATCCCAGAAATAATTAAGGGTACTCAAAATAGGGTTTGGTGCTGTCTGTCCAAGACCGCAAAGAGCTGTATCTCTGATTATTTGTCCAAGCTCCTTAAGGTCATATAAATCCTGCTCTTCCCCCTTACCTTCGGTTATCTTTGTAAGAATTTCATAAAGTCTCTTGGTTCCAACCCTGCATGGTGTACATTTACCGCAGGATTCATCAACCGTAAATTCAAGGTAGTACTTCGCTATATTTACCATACAATCATCTTCATCTAAAACAATCATACCACCGGATCCCATCATTGATCCAAGTGAGGATAATGACTCATAATCAATAGGCGTATCAATAAATTGGCTAGGAATACATCCTCCTGAAGGCCCCCCTGTCTGAACAGCTTTAAAGGCCTTGCCATCCTTTATTCCTCCGCCTATTCCGTGAATAATCTCTTTCAATGTAGTACCCATAGGCACTTCAATAAGTCCAACATTGTTTATTTTACCAGCAAGGGCAAATACTTTTGTCCCCTTGCTCTTTTCAGTACCTATTGTAGCAAACCATTCTGCACCCTTTAAAAATATGGGAGGAATGTTGGCCAATGTTTCAACATTATTAACTACCGTAGGCTTCATCCATAGCCCTTTTTGTGCCGGGAATGGCGGCTTGTTTGTGGGCTCACCACGATTTCCTTCCACAGACCTTAAAAGAGAGGTTTCCTCTCCGCATACAAAGGCTCCCGCACCAAGCTTTAATGAAATGTCAAATGAAAAGCCTGTGCCTAAAATGTTCTCTCCCATAAGCCCCAGTTCTTTAGCCTGCTTAATGGCAATCTCAAGCCTCTGCACAGCTAATGGGTACTCAGCACGGACATATATGTAGCCTTTACTGGCTCCTATTGCATATCCTGCTATAGCCATGGCTTCCAGCACACTGTGAGGATCTCCCTCTAAAACGCTTCTGTCCATAAATGCCCCAGGGTCTCCCTCGTCGGCATTACACACAACATATTTCTGATCCGCCTGACTCCTGTTGGCAGTCTCCCATTTTATTCCTGTAGGGAAGCCAGCCCCGCCTCTTCCTCTAAGGCCGCTCTTTTTCATAATATCTATAACATCTTGAGGACTCATTTCAGTGAGGATTTTCCCCAGTGCCATGTATCCCTCAACGGCAATATAATCATTTATATCCTCCGGGTCAATAAAACCGCAGTTCCTTAACGCAACACGAAGCTGCTTTTTATAAAAGGGCATTTCTTTATGTTCTTCAATCTTTTGCCTCTGAGTCGGTTCAACATAAAGAAGCCTTTCAACCTTTCTTCCCTTGACTACATGTTCCTTAACAATTTCCTCAGCATCTGAGGGCTTAACCTCTACATAAAACACGCTGTCAGGCAAAACCTTCACAATAGGCCCTTTTTCGCAGAATCCAAAACATCCTGTAAGCACTACCTGAACCTCATTTTCCATGCCCACAGCAGCCAACCCGGCTTCAAGATTCTTAACAATCAGCTGGCTCTCGGATGCCTGACATCCGGTCCCGCCGCATACCAGCAGGTGCATTCTATATTTTCCCATTTGATTCCCTCCAAATTAAAACATGCTATTTTTGTTTGAATGCATTTATACATTTTCGAAGGGCTTGCCTATTATAAGATTATTGAGCAATTCCCCGTCTTTGATATGTTTTCTGATTATTTCTCTTCCCTTTTCTTCATCAACATTTCCGTAAAGTATTCCTTCCTGTCCCGGAACCCTTACCTCGACAGTAGGTTCCGCGAAGCAAGAGCCCATACATCCGGATTGTATTATTGCAACATTTGTAATTCCCAGCTTATGTACTTCATCAAGCATTGCGTTCATTGTAGTCCTTGCACCTGCTGCAATACCGCAAGTAGCCATACCTACAAAAACCTTTATTTTTTCAGTACTGTCATCACGAACCTGCACCTGATCCTTAAGTCTATCCCTTATAGCCTTAAGCTCATCAAGAGATTTAATTGCTGCCATTTTTTCCACCCGCCTTAATAATTTTATTTATAGTTTTCCAGAATACCTTCAACCTCTTCAATTTTTACTCTTCCAAACACCTTACCGTCAACTATTACTACGGGTGCCAAACCGCATGCACCTACACATCTTAATCCGTCTAGGCTGAATTTACCATCCTCGGTTATTCCTCCTGCACGAATTTTTAGCGTTTTCTCAATTTCCTTGAGTATTGACTCAGCGCCCCTTACATAACATGCAGTACCAAGACATACATTAATCACATGCTCTCCTTTTGGCTCTTCAGTAAAATAGGAATAGAAAGTAACTACTCCATTAACCTTGGCTGCTGTAGTATCAAGCCTTCTTGCCACATGGAGCTGCACTTCCTTAGGAAGGTAACCGAAGATTTCCTGAGCCTTATGAAGCACTGTAATGAGGCTTCCCCCCTTGTTTTCAAGGCTGCCGATATATTCATCGAGTTCCTTGAACATTTCTTCAGCAAGCAAATTTTTACACATAATATTAAATTACCTTTCCTTTCTGTTAATTAATTCACAATAATTATACAATATATATACCACATAAAACAAAGAGCAATAAACAAAAATCACTTATCTGATTTGTTTCTTGCAAATATTTTTTTGTAAATTGATTTTAGGGTGAACAATGGTCCGGTGATCATCGTTGAAGTAGCCTTCATCAAATTTGGTAAATTGCTGAACTGATCAGGGCTGTCGTTAATAAGGTATGTCCATGTGGAGGACGGTCCCAAAAGGCCTTCCTTCTCCATATCGATACCGTCTTTTGTTATCTCGATATTTTCAAAGACGTTTATTATGTCATTCTCCACATCCCCAAGCATTTCTCTGAAGGCCTCAATTGCAATTTTATGAAATTCATCTATTGGATTTTTTCTTCCCATAACTACCAGATGTATGCTCTCTTTTGTGTAATTCATATACTCAAGATACTCTGACCAGTGCTTGTTGATAAAGAATAGTGTAAGCTGCTTTTCCACCTCATACACGGTCTTTTCCCCATATTTGCCTAATACCTCGCCATACTTGTCAGAGGCTTTTTCTCTAAGAATTTTAAGCTGTGCCTTATCCTGAAGAATATCCTGCCTTTTGCTGCAAACTATCTTTCTTTGCTCTTCTATTATAAAAGAATACTTTAAAAGTTTCCTTCTCACGTCGGAGTTATAGCCTTCTATTATCCTCTGCCCTCTGTTTAGTTCACTATTTACTGCCGAACTATTGAAAGGTTTATTCCTGTCTTCAGGATAGAACTGTGCGGGTACAAGCTTCGCTATATCGTATTTGAGCACAATATCATCTTCCAGGCTTATAATCAAGCGGCTCTTTCCAGGGTCTCCCTGCCGCCCTGCTCTGCCCTTTAGCTGATTATCGATTCTTCTGCTTTCATTTTTATTGGTGCCTATAACATAAAGCCCGCCGGCTGCAATTATTTCGTCTCTTCTTTCTCCATTCTCTCCGCCAAGCTTGATATCAACGCCGCGTCCCGCCATATTGGTAGAAACTGTAACAGCTCCGTACATACCTGATTTGGCAATAATTTCTGCCTCCATTTCGTCATTCTTGGCATTTAGCACATTTGCGTGAATACCGACATTATGAAGATCAGCCGCCAGCCTTTCCGATTCTTCAACACTGCCTGTTCCAATCAAAACCGGTTGTCCTTTATTGTGTGCCTTCTTGATTTCTGAAATAATAGCGTTTTTCTTTGCATCCTGGCCAGCAAACACCATGTCCGGCAAGTCTTTTCTTATACAAGGCTTATTGGTTGGCACAACAACTACTTCTGCACCATAAAACTCATGAAACTCATTGGCAGATGTCTTAGCTGTGCCGGTCATACCCGCTATTCTAGGATACAAATTAATGAAATGCTGAAGTGCTATCTGAGACATGATAACGCCTCTGGATTTTTTATCAAGGGCTTCTTTTGCTTCTACAGCCGCCTGTATGTTATCCGGCCAGTGCCTCTTATCCGCAACACGGCCCGTAAACTCATCCACCAGCTCAATTTTCCCATCCCTTACTATATAATCCCTGTCTCTTTTTAGAAGTGCCTCTGCAAAAAGTGCACTGTTTACCTGCGTCAAAAGTTTAAGGTTGTGCTCTTCATATAAATTGGAGCATCCGAGAAGCCTTTCAACCCTGCAAAGTCCAAAATCTGTCAGAAAAACATTGGACCCATTTTCATCTATAGCATAATCTGTACCTCTTATAAGCTGTTTCGCCAATTCAGACAGCCTGGTAAGATCATTTTCTTCTGCTTCCTGGCTTCCTGCTATAACGAGGGGTATCCTTGCTTCATCAATAAGTATTGAGTCCGCTTCGTCTACAATTGCGTAATTAAACCCTCTATGAGCCAGGTTGTCCTTGTTAGTGCAAAGAAAGTCCTTAAGGTAATCAAAGCCCGCCTCCTTGGCAGTAACATAAGTAATATCCATACGGTAAGCATTTTGCCTGTCTTTAATGCTCATTCCCTCTTTGACATATCCTACCAAAACCCCAAGAAAATCATAAATAGGCTTCATCCATTCTGCATCCCTTCGGACAAGATAGTCATTAAAGGTCAAAATATGAACACCTTTTCCGGTTAATGAATTCAGATATGCCGGAAGAACAGCCGCAAGAGTTTTGCCCTCTCCAGTCTGCATCTCCACTATCTTGCCTTCATGCAGTGCTGCCCCTGCCAGAAGCTGCACATCATAATGCCTCATACCAAGGGTTCTGTGAGACACCTCCCGCCCTAATGCATATGCTTCTACAAGAACGTCTTCCAAAGGTGTACCGTCTTTCACTTTTGCTCTTATCCCAGCGGCCATCCCCTTAAGTTCATTATCGGATTTATTGCTTAAGTTTGCAATATTTATATCTTCAACAATTTTATTGTATTGGTCAACATTATAACTAACCGGAATATGCATTCCCTGAAGCTTTTTCCCTAACCTTGACAGTCCCTTTAACATAATAGAGCCCTCCTAATAAATTAAATTTACATAACACAATCATAATGCAATATTTTTTAATAAAGGAGCTCTATGAATTTTCATATTTTTAAATAAAATAATAATCAAAATACTGAATAAATAAATGATCTCAAGTGATATTACAAAATGGTTGGACGCAGCATAAAAGCCACATAAAAGATTAATAGGCAGCAAACATATGACATCCAGAAGTATAGCAAGCTTGTACTCTGCGAGCCATGGAAAATAAACATGCCATTTTTGAAAAAATCGCCGGGACCTTTTGTCAGCCCTCGTTTTTTTGTTATCAATTGATTCGATTAAACAGGCAACCATTATTGAAATGCCTGTTAAAATAATATATGACATATAGATTCCTTTGCCAACCGTTTATTGTGTATACTGCTGCTTTTGGAAGCTGTATACAAATATTCTATCTCTTTTCTGCCTGTCATACAATCATTAATTAAAAATCAGTTAGCTTTTATATGAAATACCCAGTTCTAAACCAATGCTCCAATTCTTACCCCAACTCAATTAACCTCTTGTTTACTATTTTTTCTATTAATTCTCTGGACAAAGGTTTTTCCGGACTAAAATGAATGGTTGTGCCCGAAATCTTATAACCTGCCAGTTCTTCTTTCATTTGCTCAATTATACTTCTGCTCATGGTATAAAACGAACAATGGTTCTTTTGTGCCGCAAAACCAACGAGGTCCTTATTTAATCTTAATATTGGCACCTGATAGCTTACTCTCTCTGTTAAATTTGGAACTATCTCCTTAACTGTTTTTCTTACCCTTTCAAGCTCCTGACGTATATCATCCGGCAACTCAGCCAGATACCTGTCAACTTCCTCCGGAACATTTACAGATGGGTTTCTTTTCGGTTTTTTATCCATTTTTAATCTCCTTATTATACGAATTTTAACTCAAGAATTAATTAATCGCTTTCCCAAAAATCTTTTCTATTTTTTAGATGGAAGAGATTTCGCAGGTCCGTGTGATTCCATCCCATCCTACATTCGCTCCCAAACTTTCAGATATAAACCTTGCTGGAACCATTGTCCTCCCTTTTATGGAAGTTGCGGGGACCGAAAGGATCTTTTTTTGTCCGTCAACACTGGCTAAAGTATCGTCAAGTTTCAATATAACTGTTTTGCTACCTTTTGTTCCTGTAATTGTTCGGGTTTTAGCATCCCATTTTACCTCTGCCCCAAGTTTTTCAAATATGGCACGAAGAGGTACCAAAGTAGTTCCTTGTTTAATTATAGGAGCAACGTCAAAAACAATCGGCTTGCCATCGATTTTTACTTTTATTATATCCATAGGATAGCCCAGTATAATGGTTCCAATCCATCCCACCATTACAACTTTCTCACCATCCCACAAATCCCCACAGTCTCTGTAGTTCAATACTGCCATATTTTTATGCCTGCTCCAATTAATCCCGTCGCTTGATGTTACGATATTGCCAAATCCATCAGTACCTATGAATTGATCTCCGGTCCATATCATACGAAGAAACCGCTGAACATTTTTTGCATCCCATTGCTTCCATTGAAGCCCGTTCACTGACTTAACTGTACACCCAGTGATTATACCTCTGGTAAGTTTACTGCCTAAGACAACAAACTCCTTTCCATCCCAAAATACCGAACTTAAATCATGCAATTCTTTCATTTGATGTACATTCCAATTGCTAAAATTTTTTGATGCCAAAATGGTGTTGTTTGAGTTTATGAGCACAAACTGATTCCCATTCCATGCTATGCCATCCACTTCATCGGGCTCAGGAAGTTTGTGATTTTCCCACTCTTCTCCATCAGCTGATGCCCATATTTCCCCTTTTCCACATGCGATATACAAGTTACCGGTCCATACAACTTTTTGACATTCATTGATTATAGCGGAACCTGATTCTGTCCACCCGATTCCGTTCAAGGAACTAAATACTTTCCCGTTTAAAGAATCAACAGCAATATATTTATTATTTCCCCATACAATACCAGCTTCAAAAAATTTCATTTTAGTTTTGAGTTTATCCCACTTCAAGGCATCGTTTGAAACAAATATATCAAAATTGGAATTATAAGCGACATATTGCTCACCATTATATATGATTGTTCTAAGTTCACCAAAAAGATCTTGCAAGTCATTTTTCGAAATAGATTGCCCCAAGCTATTTTCTACAAATTTATAGTCATTTTGTATTTTCCAATTGACGCCGTCTTCTGACGAAATAACAGTTTTATTTATATCCTCAACAGCAAATAAATTCCCATCCCAAATAACTTTACAGAAATCACTTGTTGTTTCAAAATCTTGTTCTATCCAGTTTTCAGCATCAGATGAAGTAGCTAAATAACCTCCAATTCCTACAGCTACATAAGTTTTTCCGTTATAAGCTACATCAAGTAATTTATATTTATTGATATCTTTATGTACGGTTTTCCATAATATATTTTCCTGCATTTCAGCTGCATTTATTCTTATAGATAATATCTGTAACATAAATAAAAACAATACAAGTATTGGTAATTTCTTTTTCATTAACAATCCTCCATAAAAGTTATATATAACAACACAATTATAGTCTTGGAAATGATATAACTACAATTCATAAACTATTATACCCCTTTGACACATTAATTCCAGTACATTTTTTAACACTATTGTCTTT
Encoded proteins:
- a CDS encoding NADH-quinone oxidoreductase subunit NuoF, with the protein product MGKYRMHLLVCGGTGCQASESQLIVKNLEAGLAAVGMENEVQVVLTGCFGFCEKGPIVKVLPDSVFYVEVKPSDAEEIVKEHVVKGRKVERLLYVEPTQRQKIEEHKEMPFYKKQLRVALRNCGFIDPEDINDYIAVEGYMALGKILTEMSPQDVIDIMKKSGLRGRGGAGFPTGIKWETANRSQADQKYVVCNADEGDPGAFMDRSVLEGDPHSVLEAMAIAGYAIGASKGYIYVRAEYPLAVQRLEIAIKQAKELGLMGENILGTGFSFDISLKLGAGAFVCGEETSLLRSVEGNRGEPTNKPPFPAQKGLWMKPTVVNNVETLANIPPIFLKGAEWFATIGTEKSKGTKVFALAGKINNVGLIEVPMGTTLKEIIHGIGGGIKDGKAFKAVQTGGPSGGCIPSQFIDTPIDYESLSSLGSMMGSGGMIVLDEDDCMVNIAKYYLEFTVDESCGKCTPCRVGTKRLYEILTKITEGKGEEQDLYDLKELGQIIRDTALCGLGQTAPNPILSTLNYFWDEYLAHVRDKKCPAGACTSLLNYYIIPEKCIGCRACTKVCPVNCISGELKQVHLIDNSKCIKCGACMSTCKFAAIERR
- a CDS encoding (2Fe-2S) ferredoxin domain-containing protein, whose amino-acid sequence is MAAIKSLDELKAIRDRLKDQVQVRDDSTEKIKVFVGMATCGIAAGARTTMNAMLDEVHKLGITNVAIIQSGCMGSCFAEPTVEVRVPGQEGILYGNVDEEKGREIIRKHIKDGELLNNLIIGKPFENV
- a CDS encoding NAD(P)H-dependent oxidoreductase subunit E; the encoded protein is MCKNLLAEEMFKELDEYIGSLENKGGSLITVLHKAQEIFGYLPKEVQLHVARRLDTTAAKVNGVVTFYSYFTEEPKGEHVINVCLGTACYVRGAESILKEIEKTLKIRAGGITEDGKFSLDGLRCVGACGLAPVVIVDGKVFGRVKIEEVEGILENYK
- the secA2 gene encoding accessory Sec system translocase SecA2, producing MLKGLSRLGKKLQGMHIPVSYNVDQYNKIVEDINIANLSNKSDNELKGMAAGIRAKVKDGTPLEDVLVEAYALGREVSHRTLGMRHYDVQLLAGAALHEGKIVEMQTGEGKTLAAVLPAYLNSLTGKGVHILTFNDYLVRRDAEWMKPIYDFLGVLVGYVKEGMSIKDRQNAYRMDITYVTAKEAGFDYLKDFLCTNKDNLAHRGFNYAIVDEADSILIDEARIPLVIAGSQEAEENDLTRLSELAKQLIRGTDYAIDENGSNVFLTDFGLCRVERLLGCSNLYEEHNLKLLTQVNSALFAEALLKRDRDYIVRDGKIELVDEFTGRVADKRHWPDNIQAAVEAKEALDKKSRGVIMSQIALQHFINLYPRIAGMTGTAKTSANEFHEFYGAEVVVVPTNKPCIRKDLPDMVFAGQDAKKNAIISEIKKAHNKGQPVLIGTGSVEESERLAADLHNVGIHANVLNAKNDEMEAEIIAKSGMYGAVTVSTNMAGRGVDIKLGGENGERRDEIIAAGGLYVIGTNKNESRRIDNQLKGRAGRQGDPGKSRLIISLEDDIVLKYDIAKLVPAQFYPEDRNKPFNSSAVNSELNRGQRIIEGYNSDVRRKLLKYSFIIEEQRKIVCSKRQDILQDKAQLKILREKASDKYGEVLGKYGEKTVYEVEKQLTLFFINKHWSEYLEYMNYTKESIHLVVMGRKNPIDEFHKIAIEAFREMLGDVENDIINVFENIEITKDGIDMEKEGLLGPSSTWTYLINDSPDQFSNLPNLMKATSTMITGPLFTLKSIYKKIFARNKSDK
- a CDS encoding iron chaperone, translated to MDKKPKRNPSVNVPEEVDRYLAELPDDIRQELERVRKTVKEIVPNLTERVSYQVPILRLNKDLVGFAAQKNHCSFYTMSRSIIEQMKEELAGYKISGTTIHFSPEKPLSRELIEKIVNKRLIELG
- a CDS encoding stalk domain-containing protein; translated protein: MKKKLPILVLFLFMLQILSIRINAAEMQENILWKTVHKDINKYKLLDVAYNGKTYVAVGIGGYLATSSDAENWIEQDFETTSDFCKVIWDGNLFAVEDINKTVISSEDGVNWKIQNDYKFVENSLGQSISKNDLQDLFGELRTIIYNGEQYVAYNSNFDIFVSNDALKWDKLKTKMKFFEAGIVWGNNKYIAVDSLNGKVFSSLNGIGWTESGSAIINECQKVVWTGNLYIACGKGEIWASADGEEWENHKLPEPDEVDGIAWNGNQFVLINSNNTILASKNFSNWNVHQMKELHDLSSVFWDGKEFVVLGSKLTRGIITGCTVKSVNGLQWKQWDAKNVQRFLRMIWTGDQFIGTDGFGNIVTSSDGINWSRHKNMAVLNYRDCGDLWDGEKVVMVGWIGTIILGYPMDIIKVKIDGKPIVFDVAPIIKQGTTLVPLRAIFEKLGAEVKWDAKTRTITGTKGSKTVILKLDDTLASVDGQKKILSVPATSIKGRTMVPARFISESLGANVGWDGITRTCEISSI